A genomic stretch from Burkholderiaceae bacterium DAT-1 includes:
- a CDS encoding response regulator gives MASASGGAPKPALPGFTRIDDADDDRLAAFAAGSISIDYAQKRVLVVDAVQEMRTAMGNTLATLGINKVEYAHRATDAIATVRRADFDIIFCDYDLGSGYDGLHLLQELRLHNLLKPSVVFVMVTGERRGKLVMSAAEQAPDGYLLKPFTAEQVKHRLDKLLVRKREFQSLDQAMLRQDYFKALAECNDHLKSSSPYVLDYLKMKGNIALTIGDNQLAKTAFDAARELKDLPWVRIGLGKALFGLKQYDEARSLFQSVLAENNKVMEAYDWLARIYLAEHHADDAQQILSKAVDMSPAVVNRQKKLGDVALKNHDFSTAAKSFRDAITLSKNSFWRDAADYVSLSKAQIGNGDTEDALKTAAEVRREFRGDTRASMLATLVECKTFLAQGQTDRANATLDKARQLADESTGLPDHFVLELAETCYQLDRDHLGKSLVQQILRNHHEDSDMLERINSMYEAVGREDEGQQVIEESARAIVAINNEAVRMAQSGNLEGAVEKFIHAVDEMPANVSVMLNAVNALLAYVGSKGWHQRYMTLAREYLDRVAALQPASVKYLKLKDAYAGTMKKFSK, from the coding sequence ATGGCAAGTGCATCAGGCGGTGCCCCGAAACCCGCCCTTCCCGGCTTTACCCGCATCGACGACGCTGATGACGATCGTCTGGCGGCATTTGCGGCAGGCTCGATATCAATCGACTATGCGCAAAAGCGTGTGCTGGTGGTGGATGCCGTGCAAGAGATGCGCACGGCCATGGGCAATACCCTGGCTACGCTTGGCATCAACAAAGTGGAGTATGCGCATCGCGCAACCGACGCCATAGCCACCGTGCGGCGTGCCGACTTCGACATCATCTTCTGTGATTACGATCTGGGCAGCGGCTACGACGGATTGCATCTTTTGCAGGAGTTGCGCCTGCACAATCTACTGAAACCCTCCGTCGTGTTCGTGATGGTGACGGGCGAGCGGCGCGGCAAACTGGTGATGTCGGCGGCCGAGCAGGCACCGGATGGCTATCTGCTCAAACCGTTTACCGCCGAACAAGTCAAACATCGCCTCGATAAACTGCTGGTGCGCAAGCGCGAATTTCAGTCGCTGGATCAGGCGATGCTGCGTCAGGACTATTTCAAGGCGCTAGCCGAATGCAATGACCATCTAAAATCGTCTTCGCCCTATGTCCTCGATTACCTGAAAATGAAGGGCAATATCGCGCTGACGATTGGCGATAATCAACTGGCTAAAACGGCGTTCGACGCCGCACGCGAACTAAAGGATTTGCCCTGGGTTCGGATTGGCTTGGGTAAAGCGCTATTCGGGCTCAAACAATATGACGAGGCGCGCAGCCTATTTCAGTCCGTTCTGGCAGAAAATAACAAGGTGATGGAGGCGTACGACTGGCTCGCGCGCATTTATCTGGCTGAACATCATGCGGATGATGCGCAGCAAATTTTGTCCAAAGCAGTCGATATGTCGCCTGCGGTGGTGAATCGCCAGAAAAAATTGGGCGATGTCGCCCTGAAGAATCATGATTTTAGCACCGCCGCCAAGTCCTTTCGCGATGCCATTACGCTATCAAAAAACTCCTTCTGGCGAGATGCGGCCGATTATGTGAGTCTGTCCAAGGCGCAAATCGGCAATGGTGACACCGAAGACGCGCTGAAAACCGCAGCCGAAGTCCGCCGCGAATTCCGTGGTGACACGCGCGCATCCATGCTGGCTACTTTGGTCGAATGTAAAACCTTTCTGGCGCAAGGTCAGACTGATCGTGCCAACGCCACGCTGGATAAAGCGCGCCAGTTGGCCGACGAATCTACCGGTTTACCCGATCATTTTGTGCTCGAACTTGCTGAGACCTGTTACCAGCTGGATCGCGATCATCTGGGCAAATCACTGGTTCAGCAGATATTACGCAATCATCATGAAGATTCCGACATGCTGGAGCGCATCAATTCAATGTACGAAGCGGTTGGCCGTGAAGATGAAGGCCAGCAAGTGATCGAGGAAAGCGCGCGCGCCATTGTCGCCATTAATAATGAGGCCGTGCGCATGGCGCAATCCGGCAATTTGGAAGGCGCTGTCGAGAAATTCATCCACGCAGTCGATGAAATGCCCGCCAATGTATCGGTGATGCTGAATGCGGTGAATGCGCTGCTCGCGTATGTGGGCAGCAAGGGATGGCATCAGCGCTATATGACCCTGGCGCGTGAATATCTCGATCGGGTGGCTGCATTGCAGCCGGCGAGTGTGAAGTATTTGAAGTTGAAGGATGCGTATGCTGGGACGATGAAGAAGTTTTCAAAGTAA
- a CDS encoding TraB/GumN family protein, protein MSANDPVAKTAWKVKAKNGKEFYVIASTHIGLNDEFGEYYERVVVPIIKKTDIFVSENSVGYYVGYQYPRCLNEIHGSSYYSGVAILKKILFHEMNSAYVSIFKRDMSQDILDQMLENASSFRVHQALMYARFIESDRIVTKDAQMERKDGNLLSINSTEDEGNPFLNKHDLVSRAHLINPFAQLEAIEGADVFFKAFCETDASEHLLQIQIDRLINDKNGETNISELRNVFVRSIDGGYVDDFDEKYDEYILCNRNKYWIEKIEENTKREGKFTYILGAEHIHKPLSGAKCNGILTLMENQGYMISKVEME, encoded by the coding sequence ATGAGTGCCAATGATCCTGTTGCGAAAACGGCGTGGAAGGTTAAGGCTAAAAATGGTAAAGAATTCTATGTAATTGCATCAACACATATTGGGCTAAATGATGAATTCGGGGAGTACTATGAAAGAGTTGTTGTTCCTATTATAAAAAAAACCGACATATTTGTAAGTGAGAATTCTGTTGGATATTATGTAGGATATCAATATCCGCGTTGCTTAAATGAAATTCATGGATCTAGTTATTATTCTGGTGTGGCTATTTTGAAGAAAATTTTATTTCATGAGATGAATTCGGCATATGTGTCTATTTTTAAAAGGGATATGTCGCAAGATATTTTGGATCAAATGTTAGAGAATGCGTCTTCATTTCGCGTTCATCAAGCCCTCATGTACGCTAGGTTCATTGAGAGTGATAGAATAGTAACGAAAGATGCTCAGATGGAGCGGAAAGATGGAAATTTACTTTCAATTAATAGTACTGAAGATGAGGGTAATCCATTTTTAAATAAGCATGATCTAGTTTCAAGGGCGCATTTAATTAATCCATTTGCACAGTTGGAGGCGATTGAGGGTGCTGATGTATTTTTTAAAGCATTTTGCGAAACAGATGCATCTGAACATTTGCTGCAGATTCAAATTGATCGATTAATAAATGATAAAAATGGTGAGACTAATATATCTGAGCTGAGAAATGTTTTTGTTCGTTCGATTGATGGAGGGTATGTCGATGATTTTGATGAGAAGTATGATGAGTATATATTGTGCAATCGCAATAAATATTGGATCGAAAAAATTGAAGAAAATACTAAGAGAGAGGGGAAATTTACCTATATTCTAGGTGCTGAACATATACACAAACCATTATCTGGGGCGAAATGTAATGGGATTCTGACTTTGATGGAAAATCAAGGATACATGATTTCTAAAGTGGAGATGGAATAG
- a CDS encoding HlyD family efflux transporter periplasmic adaptor subunit, translated as MPMFPGTVMSRVVSEGVEVSKGDVLFTLSSERMTHAGAAEANALNEIQARTHSLQSDLLNQDRLSNEQRTASAQRLADLQLQRQQMAGEIDTQLRRVESARQQLQKYQELLKSGFMPALQVQQKNDELLDQESRLATLKRNASELGSQINVLQADVRAQPLKDASQRAQLERALASSRQEANEIEARREIVVVAPVDGRVTGIQAQPGQTVSAGQPLAAILPTGSPLRAEFLAPSSAMGFVRVGQRVQMRYAAFPYQKFGQQGGAVVEISRAAVQVLKTPDGLEQAMYRITVQPDAQNITAYGRPEPLQPDMSVEADIQVDRRTLIEWIFEPLIAIKGKL; from the coding sequence ATGCCCATGTTTCCTGGCACGGTGATGAGCCGGGTGGTAAGCGAGGGTGTAGAGGTTAGCAAGGGCGATGTGCTGTTTACCTTGTCATCCGAACGCATGACGCACGCAGGTGCCGCAGAGGCCAATGCTCTAAACGAAATACAGGCTCGTACGCACAGTCTGCAGTCCGACCTCCTCAATCAAGATCGCCTGAGCAACGAGCAGCGCACAGCTTCGGCTCAACGATTAGCCGACCTGCAACTGCAACGCCAGCAAATGGCTGGCGAAATAGACACCCAGCTGCGCCGGGTGGAATCTGCCCGGCAGCAACTACAAAAGTATCAGGAGTTGCTCAAATCCGGCTTCATGCCCGCCTTGCAAGTGCAGCAAAAGAACGACGAATTACTGGATCAGGAATCACGCCTTGCCACGTTGAAACGCAATGCAAGCGAGCTGGGTAGTCAGATCAATGTATTACAAGCTGATGTGCGCGCCCAGCCTCTCAAGGATGCCTCACAGCGCGCACAGCTGGAGCGCGCCCTGGCGAGTAGCCGACAGGAGGCCAACGAGATAGAAGCCCGGCGCGAGATTGTGGTGGTGGCGCCTGTGGATGGTCGAGTTACCGGCATTCAGGCTCAGCCCGGCCAGACGGTGAGCGCAGGTCAGCCACTGGCAGCGATTTTGCCCACGGGGTCGCCTTTGCGTGCCGAGTTTCTGGCCCCATCGAGTGCTATGGGCTTTGTGCGGGTGGGCCAGCGAGTGCAGATGCGCTACGCGGCGTTTCCCTACCAGAAATTCGGCCAGCAAGGCGGTGCGGTAGTCGAGATTTCCCGTGCAGCCGTTCAGGTCCTCAAAACCCCCGATGGATTAGAGCAAGCGATGTACCGCATCACCGTGCAGCCCGATGCACAAAACATCACCGCCTATGGGCGCCCCGAGCCATTGCAGCCTGATATGAGCGTGGAGGCCGATATCCAGGTGGATCGCCGCACCCTGATTGAATGGATATTCGAGCCGCTGATCGCAATCAAAGGAAAGCTGTAA